A stretch of DNA from Lysinibacillus sp. B2A1:
AGGATGACTTCAACTTTATTACAAGCAGCTTACAAAGCAATTGACGACAAACATGGGGAGGACATTGTCGTTTTAAATATGCAAGGTATTTCACTTTTAGCGGATTATTTTATCATCGCTCATGGTAACTCAGATCGACAAGTGCAAGCTATTGCGCGTGAATTACAAGATGTAGCTGAAAAAGAGGGCTATGAAATTCGTCGTGTCGAAGGTTTCGATGCAGCTCGCTGGGTTCTTGTAGACTTAGGAGATGTAGTGGCACACGTATTCCATAAGGATGAGCGTGCTTATTATAATTTAGAGCGTCTATGGGGCGATGCACCGCAGCTAGACATACCAGAGGCTTAAGTGAGTAGCTACGAACGCTTTGCCCATGTGTATGATGAGCTACAAGTCGATATCCCCTACAATACGTATGTGGAGTGGGTTTTGCAGCATGCACCATGTAATCAATTCCCTAAGCTTTTAGACATTGGCTGTGGTACAGGTGTGCTGGGTCTATTGTTTGCAAGGGCTGGTTATAGGGTGAGTGGAATTGATCTATCTGAAAATATGCTCTCAATTGCCGCAGAGCGATTTGCTGATGAAGGATTACATGTTCCCCTGTTTTGTATGTCTATGGATGAATTAGAGGGCTTTGAGGCGCTTGACGTTGTAACAATTGCTATTGACTCAATAAATTATGTCGTACAAGAAAAAGCAGTTTATGCCACATTAAAACGAATTTATGATGCGCTAAAAGATGGTGGTCAACTATTTTTTGATGTGCATTCACTATATAAAATGAATGATATTTTTTTAGATAGTCCATTTACGTATGACGATGGCGACATTAGCTATGTATGGCATACAGAGCCAGGCGATTTTAAGCACTCTGTTATCCATCAAATGACATTTTTTGTCAGAGATGCTACAAGTGATCTGTATGAACGCTTTGACGAGGAGCATATTCAACGTACATTCCCAATTGAGCAATATATGACATGGCTTCATACAATTGGCTTCAAGCATGTGGAGGTAACCGCAGATTTTACAGATGATGCCCCTGAATATGAAAGTGAACGAATTTTTAT
This window harbors:
- the rsfS gene encoding ribosome silencing factor — encoded protein: MTSTLLQAAYKAIDDKHGEDIVVLNMQGISLLADYFIIAHGNSDRQVQAIARELQDVAEKEGYEIRRVEGFDAARWVLVDLGDVVAHVFHKDERAYYNLERLWGDAPQLDIPEA
- a CDS encoding SAM-dependent methyltransferase, with the translated sequence MSSYERFAHVYDELQVDIPYNTYVEWVLQHAPCNQFPKLLDIGCGTGVLGLLFARAGYRVSGIDLSENMLSIAAERFADEGLHVPLFCMSMDELEGFEALDVVTIAIDSINYVVQEKAVYATLKRIYDALKDGGQLFFDVHSLYKMNDIFLDSPFTYDDGDISYVWHTEPGDFKHSVIHQMTFFVRDATSDLYERFDEEHIQRTFPIEQYMTWLHTIGFKHVEVTADFTDDAPEYESERIFIRAVK